In Paenibacillus sp. G2S3, a single window of DNA contains:
- the nagA gene encoding N-acetylglucosamine-6-phosphate deacetylase — translation MAEVKKELGKLLFGKVLTPQGLIEQGVIAVSGEQIRYAGEATWLPEAYAHWPADGQASGDLLIPGFVDVHVHGGAGHDFMYSDTESLNTITKFHSSQGTTTMLATTMTASKPAIDQVFAEINAYRSTEMPYTQIAGMHLEGPFISPKWSGAQNPEHIVPANIEWLEQWENDYPGMIRQVTLAPEREGALEAILWLRKHGITAALGHTDASFEEVIAAADAGLNQAVHMFNAMTPLHHRKPGSAGAVLFDKRIRAEIIADGIHVHPAAISIVANLKKDNNLLLITDAMSATGLNDGEYTIGDLPVLVQDGIATLKDNPAALAGSTLTMIRGFRYLIQEVGLSLEEASRAASLTPAISIGMERSIGSLEAGKRGDILRLDADLNLRGVWIGGRQITIQ, via the coding sequence ATGGCTGAAGTAAAGAAAGAACTAGGAAAATTACTGTTTGGTAAGGTGCTGACTCCCCAAGGATTAATTGAGCAGGGCGTGATTGCTGTATCAGGTGAGCAAATCCGTTATGCCGGTGAGGCAACATGGCTTCCAGAAGCTTACGCACATTGGCCAGCCGATGGTCAAGCTTCGGGAGACCTGCTTATTCCTGGATTTGTAGATGTACATGTACATGGTGGAGCTGGCCACGACTTTATGTACAGTGATACCGAATCTCTAAATACCATCACTAAGTTTCACAGCTCCCAAGGAACAACTACCATGCTGGCAACGACTATGACCGCTTCCAAGCCAGCCATTGATCAAGTATTTGCCGAAATAAACGCATATCGCTCCACTGAGATGCCATACACACAAATTGCGGGTATGCATTTGGAAGGACCGTTCATCAGCCCGAAATGGTCTGGCGCTCAGAACCCAGAGCATATTGTTCCTGCCAATATTGAATGGCTGGAACAATGGGAGAACGATTACCCAGGCATGATCCGGCAAGTCACATTGGCTCCGGAACGCGAAGGCGCACTCGAAGCTATTCTCTGGCTACGTAAGCATGGTATTACCGCTGCTCTCGGTCACACCGATGCATCCTTTGAAGAGGTCATTGCCGCAGCAGATGCCGGATTAAATCAAGCTGTGCATATGTTTAATGCAATGACACCACTACATCACCGCAAGCCTGGATCTGCCGGTGCCGTACTATTCGATAAGCGCATACGGGCGGAGATTATCGCCGATGGCATACATGTTCATCCTGCAGCCATCTCTATAGTGGCTAATCTAAAAAAAGATAACAATTTGTTATTAATTACAGATGCTATGTCTGCGACTGGACTTAATGATGGTGAATATACGATTGGTGATTTACCTGTGCTGGTTCAAGATGGCATCGCCACACTTAAAGATAACCCTGCTGCTTTAGCGGGTAGTACGCTTACCATGATCCGCGGCTTCCGTTATCTCATACAGGAAGTAGGGCTCAGCCTGGAAGAGGCCTCCCGTGCTGCAAGCCTTACTCCGGCGATATCCATTGGAATGGAACGTTCCATCGGTTCTTTGGAAGCCGGAAAACGCGGCGATATTCTCCGGCTTGACGCTGATTTGAATTTGCGTGGCGTATGGATTGGCGGTCGTCAAATTACCATTCAATAA
- the efeB gene encoding iron uptake transporter deferrochelatase/peroxidase subunit: MNKHNKFTGLPANAEGVPLNEESKSNPILDKKLSRRDMLRLTGATSLGLLLGGGGVGGIMAARNAVAEPTVASQSDSIPFYGSHQAGILTPAQNFIYFAAFDLTTTKLSDVKKLMQAWTTAAASLTTGSLIGDVNDNPNLPPSDTGEVDGLNPSRCTLTFGVGPSFFDNRFGLSSKRPTLLADLPAFTGDNLDPKWCGGDICVQACADDLQVAFHAIRNLARIARGTAVLRWTQEGFQRTGTADPKGATPRNLLGFKDGTGNPDTTNEAEMNEVVWNSSGDGPSWMSGGTYMAVRRVRFRIEVWDRSSLSDQEATFGRHRHTGAPIGAKDEFDDLNLKAADASGKPIIPPDSHSALAHGDGTVKMLRRSYSISSGLDIATGQLDAGLLFISFQRDLMKQFVAIQQLLSKSDRLNEYMTHTGSAVFACFPGIRKGGYIGEALLG; this comes from the coding sequence ATGAATAAGCACAACAAATTCACCGGTTTACCAGCGAATGCTGAGGGTGTCCCTCTCAATGAAGAATCCAAGAGCAATCCTATATTAGATAAAAAACTAAGCCGCCGCGATATGCTGCGGCTTACTGGCGCCACTAGCCTTGGTCTGCTATTAGGTGGAGGAGGTGTTGGCGGAATTATGGCTGCGCGTAATGCCGTAGCTGAGCCAACAGTAGCTTCCCAAAGTGATTCCATTCCTTTTTACGGGAGTCATCAGGCCGGCATTCTAACCCCTGCGCAGAATTTTATTTACTTCGCAGCCTTTGATCTCACCACAACGAAGCTATCCGATGTAAAAAAGCTAATGCAAGCATGGACAACTGCCGCAGCTTCTCTTACTACTGGCAGCCTCATTGGCGACGTCAATGACAATCCTAATCTACCACCCTCCGATACAGGTGAAGTGGATGGTTTAAACCCTTCACGCTGTACGCTTACCTTTGGTGTCGGACCTTCTTTTTTTGACAACAGATTCGGTTTATCTTCCAAGCGTCCAACTCTATTAGCCGATCTTCCTGCATTTACGGGAGATAACCTGGATCCTAAGTGGTGTGGTGGAGATATTTGTGTTCAAGCCTGTGCTGATGATCTGCAGGTGGCCTTCCATGCTATCCGCAATCTGGCACGTATCGCCCGTGGCACAGCCGTACTCCGCTGGACACAGGAAGGCTTCCAGCGCACAGGAACAGCAGATCCTAAGGGAGCCACGCCGCGTAATCTTCTAGGTTTTAAAGACGGCACAGGAAATCCAGATACTACGAACGAAGCAGAAATGAACGAAGTGGTCTGGAACAGCAGCGGTGACGGTCCTTCATGGATGAGCGGCGGCACTTATATGGCAGTTCGCCGTGTACGTTTCCGAATCGAGGTCTGGGACCGTTCCTCTCTAAGCGATCAAGAAGCTACCTTTGGACGTCATCGCCATACCGGAGCACCTATCGGTGCAAAGGATGAATTTGATGATCTGAATCTGAAAGCGGCTGATGCATCCGGGAAGCCGATCATTCCACCGGATTCACATTCTGCCTTAGCCCATGGTGACGGCACAGTCAAAATGCTGCGCCGCTCCTACTCCATTTCCAGCGGATTAGATATCGCAACAGGTCAACTCGATGCAGGATTATTATTCATCAGCTTTCAACGGGATTTAATGAAGCAATTTGTTGCGATCCAGCAGCTCCTCTCGAAAAGCGATCGGCTAAACGAATATATGACTCATACAGGCAGTGCGGTATTTGCCTGCTTCCCAGGTATTCGCAAAGGCGGCTACATCGGGGAAGCCCTTTTAGGCTAA
- a CDS encoding LacI family DNA-binding transcriptional regulator, whose amino-acid sequence MANIKEIARMAGVSVTTVSRVLNNHPYVSEAKRTAVLNTIEKLNYTRNMNAVHLITGRTQAIAVIIPNINLFYFSVIIEGLAQEALLAHYRLILCQTDYRHEEELKVLEMLRNKEIDGVVIVSTRMSSEVIEEYTAYGPIVICQDRGECRFSSVYIEHYSAFRSGLQYLSDKGYQQIGYCEGKQHGSSSSIRQIAFNDFLAATGQPFHEGWMMYDCMNEEDGGRVLHELLKMKKRPNALIITGDHVAAGLIIEAWKNGIRIPEDLAVIGFDDQPIGRALGLTTIDNQLSEMGVTAFRIIYDQIQNNDRHPVHHKLEYRIIERSTV is encoded by the coding sequence ATGGCTAATATAAAAGAAATCGCTCGTATGGCTGGTGTTTCCGTGACAACGGTCTCGCGAGTACTCAATAATCATCCTTATGTAAGTGAAGCCAAAAGAACCGCTGTCCTTAATACGATTGAAAAATTAAACTACACGCGTAATATGAACGCCGTACATCTAATTACTGGCCGTACCCAAGCCATTGCAGTTATTATCCCTAACATCAACCTTTTTTATTTCTCTGTAATTATTGAAGGCTTAGCTCAAGAAGCGCTGCTAGCGCATTACCGACTAATTCTGTGCCAGACCGATTATCGTCATGAAGAAGAGCTCAAGGTACTGGAGATGCTGCGCAACAAAGAAATTGACGGCGTGGTAATTGTATCTACGAGAATGAGCTCAGAAGTCATTGAAGAATATACAGCGTATGGCCCAATAGTAATCTGCCAAGATAGAGGTGAATGTCGCTTCTCTTCCGTGTATATTGAGCATTATTCTGCTTTTCGTTCCGGCCTCCAGTACTTGAGTGATAAGGGGTACCAACAGATCGGTTACTGTGAAGGCAAACAGCACGGCAGTAGTAGTTCCATCCGACAAATTGCCTTTAATGACTTTTTAGCCGCTACAGGACAGCCTTTTCATGAAGGATGGATGATGTATGACTGTATGAATGAAGAGGATGGTGGGCGTGTACTGCACGAACTGCTGAAAATGAAGAAGCGGCCCAATGCCCTGATTATAACAGGCGATCATGTAGCAGCCGGTCTGATCATCGAAGCGTGGAAGAACGGGATCCGTATTCCTGAGGATCTGGCGGTCATCGGATTTGACGACCAGCCGATCGGACGAGCTTTGGGTCTCACCACCATAGATAACCAGTTGTCCGAAATGGGCGTTACAGCTTTTCGGATCATTTATGATCAGATCCAGAATAACGATAGACATCCGGTACACCATAAGCTTGAGTATCGCATTATTGAACGTTCTACGGTATAG
- a CDS encoding FTR1 family protein, which translates to MDAYVTAASGTDGGDTGAAGQETAAKLLPAAERTRDAARSADWSAAAAAYRDIVSGWKPAERNIRADNSAVYSLLETKISLLRIALQAEPLREESAKSEAEALYQLLADYSEGKAIDAGDTSGKPASIEGLISHLNKASSTAKAGNSAEAANIMEQFIVDWPSAEGQVQIASPAVYNNIENESAAVTGYLLSNPPKLDQALKIMDNMVSELTPLAGETTYNAWDAALILLREGLEAILVLSALLAYLKRDGNTKAQKWIWSGAAIGLVASIGLAVLLTYTISRAASGGAREMIEGITGLVAVIMMLTIGRWLHSKSNTANWNNYVGRQVDGALAKGNLWSLSSVAALAILREGAETTIFYVGMAPSIKVSQLLLGIGSALVILGIVGYAIIALSAKLPIAAFFRTATLLIYYLVFRFLGESIHSLQVAGKLPAHVQDGLPSISWLGMYPTWETLVPQLLVLAFIVWEMLRNRAPKASQTV; encoded by the coding sequence GTGGACGCGTATGTCACCGCCGCCTCCGGCACGGACGGCGGTGACACTGGAGCCGCCGGCCAAGAGACGGCGGCGAAGCTGCTGCCCGCGGCGGAGCGCACGCGGGATGCGGCGCGCAGCGCCGACTGGAGCGCGGCAGCGGCAGCGTACCGCGACATCGTCAGCGGATGGAAGCCGGCAGAGCGCAACATCCGGGCCGACAATTCCGCCGTCTACAGCTTGCTGGAGACGAAGATAAGCCTGCTGCGCATCGCGCTGCAGGCAGAACCGCTCCGCGAGGAGTCGGCGAAATCAGAAGCAGAAGCCTTATATCAGCTGCTTGCTGATTACAGTGAAGGCAAAGCAATAGATGCTGGCGATACTTCCGGTAAACCAGCATCTATTGAAGGACTGATCAGCCATCTCAACAAAGCTTCTTCCACCGCCAAAGCAGGCAACAGCGCAGAAGCAGCAAATATCATGGAACAATTCATCGTAGATTGGCCCTCTGCTGAAGGACAAGTACAAATTGCTTCTCCGGCGGTCTATAACAATATTGAGAACGAAAGTGCAGCGGTCACTGGCTATCTGCTCTCTAATCCACCTAAGTTAGATCAAGCCTTAAAGATCATGGATAATATGGTCTCTGAGCTAACTCCTTTGGCTGGTGAGACAACCTATAATGCTTGGGATGCTGCGCTAATTCTACTGCGTGAAGGACTGGAGGCGATCCTCGTATTGTCTGCCCTTCTTGCCTACCTGAAGCGTGATGGCAACACCAAAGCACAGAAATGGATCTGGTCTGGCGCAGCTATAGGACTTGTAGCGAGTATCGGATTAGCCGTTCTGCTCACCTATACCATTTCCCGCGCGGCATCTGGTGGAGCACGTGAGATGATTGAAGGCATCACGGGTCTTGTTGCTGTAATCATGATGCTTACCATTGGACGCTGGCTGCATAGCAAATCAAATACCGCGAATTGGAACAACTATGTTGGTCGGCAAGTGGATGGAGCGTTAGCCAAGGGTAATCTCTGGTCATTATCTTCCGTAGCAGCGCTTGCGATTTTACGCGAAGGTGCAGAAACCACTATTTTTTATGTAGGGATGGCCCCTTCCATTAAAGTGTCTCAATTGCTGCTAGGGATCGGAAGTGCTCTAGTGATTCTAGGGATTGTAGGTTACGCAATTATTGCCTTGAGTGCGAAATTGCCGATTGCCGCCTTCTTCCGTACAGCTACACTACTTATTTACTATTTAGTGTTCCGCTTTCTTGGAGAGAGCATTCACTCCCTTCAAGTCGCCGGGAAACTTCCCGCTCATGTACAGGATGGGTTACCTTCTATTAGCTGGCTCGGGATGTATCCAACTTGGGAAACATTAGTTCCTCAGTTGCTTGTCCTTGCGTTTATTGTGTGGGAAATGCTGCGGAATAGAGCACCGAAAGCGTCACAAACTGTATAG
- the nagB gene encoding glucosamine-6-phosphate deaminase, producing MNILKFNSDEDFVQTGANLIASLLQSNPKAVLGLATGSSPVGVYAKLVEMHQKGLVSFSKATSFNLDEYIGLPVDHPQSYRSFMNEQLFNHIDIDLGQTHVPNGNAADMEAECLAYDKMLEENGPVDLQILGIGSNGHIGFNEPDANLSSKTHVVDLLEDTREANARFFDSLDDVPRQAVTMGIGGILKARQILLLVRGAGKAEAIRNAVEGPITTQCPASLLQSHPNVIVLVDEGAGKWLK from the coding sequence ATGAATATTCTTAAGTTCAATAGTGATGAAGATTTCGTACAGACAGGTGCAAATCTTATCGCCAGCCTGCTTCAAAGCAATCCTAAAGCGGTGCTCGGTCTTGCGACCGGAAGTTCCCCAGTTGGTGTCTATGCCAAATTAGTTGAAATGCATCAAAAAGGACTTGTTAGCTTCTCGAAGGCCACTTCCTTCAATCTTGATGAGTATATCGGTTTGCCTGTCGATCACCCGCAGAGCTATCGCAGCTTCATGAATGAGCAATTATTCAATCATATTGATATTGATCTAGGACAGACACATGTCCCTAACGGCAATGCAGCAGATATGGAAGCGGAGTGCCTCGCTTACGACAAAATGCTGGAAGAGAACGGACCGGTTGACTTGCAGATCCTCGGGATTGGAAGCAACGGTCATATCGGATTCAATGAACCAGATGCCAATCTGAGCAGCAAAACTCATGTCGTTGATTTGCTTGAAGACACACGGGAAGCTAATGCCAGATTCTTCGACTCTTTAGACGATGTACCACGGCAAGCGGTCACCATGGGCATCGGCGGCATTCTGAAAGCACGCCAAATTCTTTTGTTAGTACGCGGAGCTGGCAAAGCTGAAGCTATCCGCAATGCTGTTGAAGGTCCGATTACTACCCAATGCCCTGCATCTTTGCTGCAAAGCCATCCGAATGTAATCGTCCTTGTAGATGAAGGAGCAGGAAAATGGCTGAAGTAA
- a CDS encoding MurR/RpiR family transcriptional regulator, which translates to MSPILYALEHEKSKLSQMERKLAERILSSPGEIVHMGITELAEQCGISPATITRFCKVLHFKGFPDFKVKLAAEIAHSDAAPQDGGSSYQDIVAGNPLSVIVEAMQTNHLTSIRDTTSLLDLERLQAAVNLLCQARRVDLYGMATSSIVAQDFYQKLIRIGVNCTAFADSHMQITSASSLSEGDVVFAVSYSGETPETIDALTCAKASGASTIALTSYGSSTLATLADIPLFSSSLEKGMRRGDMASRIAQLHIIDILFTGMVSTRFGDFIPRLEQSYLNVQHYRNKRGGQL; encoded by the coding sequence ATGTCCCCAATTTTGTATGCACTCGAGCACGAAAAGTCCAAGCTCTCACAAATGGAGCGCAAGCTGGCGGAACGGATCCTGTCATCACCAGGTGAAATTGTTCATATGGGTATCACAGAACTCGCGGAGCAATGCGGTATTAGTCCTGCTACCATCACACGTTTTTGTAAGGTTCTGCATTTCAAGGGTTTTCCAGATTTCAAAGTAAAGCTAGCGGCTGAGATTGCTCATAGCGATGCAGCACCTCAGGATGGTGGTTCTTCTTATCAGGATATTGTTGCAGGCAACCCACTCTCCGTTATTGTGGAAGCGATGCAAACAAATCACCTGACATCCATCCGAGATACAACTTCACTTTTGGATTTGGAACGACTACAGGCAGCCGTTAATTTATTGTGTCAAGCACGGCGAGTGGACCTTTACGGAATGGCTACTTCCTCCATTGTTGCTCAGGATTTCTACCAAAAGCTAATCCGCATTGGCGTGAATTGTACGGCATTTGCCGATTCCCATATGCAGATTACATCTGCCTCTTCGCTATCTGAAGGCGATGTCGTTTTCGCAGTATCGTATTCCGGAGAAACCCCAGAGACCATTGATGCTTTAACCTGTGCCAAAGCCAGCGGAGCAAGCACCATCGCTCTAACCTCTTACGGCAGCAGCACCTTGGCAACTCTGGCTGATATTCCACTCTTCTCCTCTTCTCTGGAAAAAGGAATGCGACGAGGAGATATGGCCTCACGTATTGCCCAGCTACACATCATTGATATTTTGTTTACTGGAATGGTCAGCACCCGTTTTGGGGATTTTATTCCTAGACTGGAGCAATCTTATCTGAATGTCCAACATTACCGAAACAAACGAGGAGGTCAATTATAA
- the efeO gene encoding iron uptake system protein EfeO — MKFTYAVPAGLLAASILFTGCASNNNNSNSNTSNNNSANTAANSTKATNTSDTTTATTADFTSAVEQYRTYVIEQCDEFVKQTENFTNAVKEAKIEDAKALYAPARMYYERIEPIAEALGDLDPNIDARENDVDAAEWRGFHKLEKALWQDNTTKDMTEVADQLLKDAQLLRAKVETVEIDANLLVTGAVELLNEVSSSKVTGEEERYSHTDLYDFVANVEGAQKIYELLKPELAKKDAELEKTIGERFAALQAELAPFKSGDGYVSYKELKEEDVRKLSQNLDALAEPLSNMGTILGV, encoded by the coding sequence ATGAAATTCACATATGCCGTGCCTGCAGGTCTACTTGCAGCCTCCATACTATTTACCGGGTGTGCCAGTAACAACAATAACAGTAATAGCAACACTAGCAATAATAACTCTGCAAATACTGCTGCTAACAGTACCAAGGCAACAAATACATCTGATACTACTACAGCAACTACTGCCGACTTTACATCAGCGGTTGAGCAATATCGTACATATGTCATCGAGCAATGTGATGAATTTGTAAAGCAAACAGAAAATTTCACAAACGCAGTTAAAGAAGCAAAGATTGAGGATGCGAAGGCACTTTATGCGCCAGCCCGCATGTATTACGAACGAATTGAGCCGATTGCAGAAGCACTGGGTGATTTGGATCCAAATATTGATGCCCGCGAGAATGACGTAGATGCTGCTGAATGGCGCGGCTTCCATAAGCTTGAGAAAGCGCTCTGGCAGGATAACACAACCAAAGATATGACCGAAGTTGCTGACCAATTATTGAAAGATGCCCAGCTTCTGCGTGCAAAAGTAGAGACCGTAGAGATCGATGCCAATCTGCTCGTTACTGGTGCTGTGGAACTGCTTAATGAGGTTTCTTCTTCTAAAGTAACAGGTGAGGAAGAACGTTACTCCCACACAGATCTGTATGATTTCGTCGCTAATGTTGAAGGCGCCCAAAAGATATACGAGCTGTTAAAGCCTGAACTGGCGAAAAAAGATGCTGAGCTAGAAAAAACAATTGGTGAACGGTTCGCAGCCTTGCAAGCCGAGCTTGCTCCTTTCAAATCTGGAGATGGATATGTTTCCTATAAAGAGCTGAAAGAAGAAGATGTGCGTAAGTTGAGTCAGAATTTGGATGCCTTGGCTGAGCCATTGTCCAACATGGGAACTATTCTAGGAGTGTGA
- a CDS encoding LuxR C-terminal-related transcriptional regulator encodes MKGNEHHSKFLLTHREREVFELLVQDKTTRDIAGLLFISEKTVRNHISNVMQKLNVKGRSQAVVELIKLGELKI; translated from the coding sequence TTGAAGGGGAACGAACACCACAGCAAATTTCTGTTGACTCATCGTGAGCGCGAAGTTTTCGAGCTTCTCGTGCAGGACAAAACGACTCGTGATATCGCTGGTTTATTATTTATCAGCGAAAAAACAGTTCGGAACCACATCTCCAATGTAATGCAAAAATTAAACGTTAAAGGCCGTTCACAAGCGGTTGTCGAGCTGATCAAGCTTGGGGAGCTGAAAATATAG